The region GCCAGTGACCGCGCCCATGGGACACAGATACCGGCACCAGAATCGCTCGATGAACAAGGAACCGACGATGCTGATGACAAGGGCGATTTCGCCGCCCACAGCGATTTCGCCGCCGGTCAGGCTCAGGAATGCGCGCCATGGATCATACTGCGCAAACACGAGACTGGATGCTGCCCAGGTCCAGGCCAGGAAGAACAGCGCGACGACATATCGCAGGTACCGCAGGACGTGGTCTACCTTCGCCGGGATGACATGGTTGTAGCGGCGTCCCAGCATGCGGCGTCCAAGCTTGTCCACCCACTCCTGAAGAGTGCCAAATGGGCAGATCCAGCCGCAGAAAAAGGCTCCTCCAGCGAGAGTCGCGAGCGTGAGGCCGAGGCCCATGACCAGGTTGGACACATGGATCTTCCCAATGAGTGTACCTCCCCCAATGTAGCTGTAGAGCGTTTCCAGAGCTCCGAACGGGCAAATTGCGTCAACGCTTGCCGTTGAAAATGGAAGGTGGACACCACGCTCAGCCATAAAATGAAGTATCCCGGGGGCCGTTGCCCACAGAAAGAAGACAGCTCCTGTCCAGAAACGGAGTATCTGGGTTCTTGGCCTTCGACTCGTTCGTACGTCTGTCATTGCATTTCTCCTCAAGCTTGGATAGGTGTAGTACACTGGAGTATGCCCGACCCGTACACGCATGTCAAGTTTGGAACGTTGACACGCGTTTTCTTCACAGGATGGTCGCTAGACGTCCCGTTGATAAGTCTCCCCTCGGTCATTCCCGCGTATGCGGGAATCCAGCCCTAGAACGAAAACGGGGGAGCGCAAGCTCCCCCGTGGCGGTCCAGGCATTCGTGGCTACAGCCCTGCAACAGGTTCGGGCATTCCCTGCTTGAAGTAGGCGTGGACCATTTGCGGTGTGTTCTGGGCAAAACCGATGCCACCCTGGTTGTCGACGACGACGATACCAGCCTCGGTTCCCAAAATGTTGCTCAGCATGTTCACTGCGCTCGAGGCCGCACCCTGGGCGTCGAGCCCCATGCGCATGAAGTCGCAGGCGGTCTTGGTGATGAGGGTGCGCATCATGCTCTCACCCAGTCCGGTCGAGGAAGCGCCGCCGAACTGCGTGGCATACGTGCCGGCGCCGGGCAGTGGTGTGTCGCCGACGCGTCCCAGCAGCTTCAGGAAGACGCCGCCGGTGGACGTCCCCGCGGTCACCTCACCCTTTTCGTCCACGGCGACGGCTCCGACGGTGCCGTGCATGAACTCTGGATGTTCCTTCATGAGGGCCTTGAGCTTCGGCCAGTCGCCGGCGTCGCCGCGGAGGAACCTCTCGCGGTATTCTCGCCATTGGACGCGCCGTTCCTCGGTAACGGGATTGTGGGGCGCGACGCCCATCATGCGGGCGAACTCCTGAGCGCCGCTGCCCTGAAGGAGAACGTGGTCCGTCTTCTCCATGACCATGCGCGCCAGTGAGATGGGGTGCTCGATGTTCTTGATGCCGGCGACGGCTCCGAATCCCAGTGCAGGGCCATAGGCAACGGCGGCGTCCATCTCAACCTCTCCGTCAAACGTCAGCACCGATCCAGTGCCGGCGTTGAACAGCGGATTGTTCTCCAGGACCTTGATAGCAGTCTCCACTGCGTCCAGCGAGGATCCACTGCTTGCAAGAACATCACTTCCGGCAAGGACAGCCTCCCGGACCCCGGCGATGACAGCCTCTTCCTTAGCGTGGGGAACCGTGCCGACACCGCCATGAACAATGATCGAGTACATAGCGCCTCCACACTGAACACGTGTACCTACCTTCTAAGTATATGGTATACTCCATGATTGACAACCAAGCTTCAGAAGCGACGTAAGAGCTCGCAGTCCGGGAGGACATGGGGAGGCACAGATGGAGACAGCAGCGAAACTGGTCGAGATAGCGAAACGGCTGTATGAGAGGAACATGAACGCAGCCCTGGGTGGCAACGTGAGTATTCGGATGGGGAACGAGATTGCCATGACGCCCGCCGGCATCAACAAGGGGTTCATGACCGAAGACGACGTGGTTGTCGTCGACATGGAGGGCAACAAACTCCGAGGAGATGGCAAGCCGTCGTCCGAAGGCAAGATGCACTACGAGATCTACAAGCTGCGTCCGGATGTGCACGCCGTCATCCACACGCATCCCCCGTTTGCCGTGGGCTTCGCGCTGGCGCACCACGACTTGCCGGACGACATACTGCCGGAGGCGACCGTCCTGCTGGGTCATGTTCCCTGTCTGCCGTACGTGACGCCGTCAACGATTGAGTTGGCCCGCGAAGTTGCCCAAGGACTTGCTCACCGCAATGCCGCATTCATGGCGAATCACGGCGCCATCACCGTCGGCGCGGACCTGGAAGAGGCGTACAACCGCATGGAGCTCCTCGAACAGACGTGCATGTCTGTGTTGTATGCAAGCGTTCTCGGGGGAGTGCACCACATCCCGGAGACAGATATGCAGTTCTTCGTCGACAACTTCGGGCTGAAGCGCGAGGGTTGAGCAGGGCTGGAAAATCTCCCGATGCCTGCTAAGATGCAATTGATATGAGCGCGTCACGTGGCAGTAGGGTCATCGAACTGCACGAATTGCAGAGTATCCTGCAGGAACGTTCGCACCGGAAGGCGGTACAGCGGGCCGTAGAGGTGATTGCGCATCTCGTGCCGTCGTGCAGTGTGACTCTGATGACCATCGGTTTGGCGGGGCGGCTGCGCATCGAGGCTTGGGCGAACATCGCCACCTCCATCATTCGCAGCGCCGAGCGTAGCTTCAACCGGGATGGCCTGCCCAGGAATCTAGCAGACATCGTCCATACGAAGAAAACAGGGATCATTGAGGACCTCAACTCGTATGCCGACTGGCGCGAGCCGGTATCCAAGACCGCTTCATGGGCCGGCTTCCCTATCCTTCTCCACGGGCGCGTCATCGCCATCGTCAACGTCCAGACCATCAAGCAGCGCATCGCCCCTGAAGTAGTCACGGTCATCGAGCCAGTGGTGAGCACCATCGCACTCCTCATTCTGCGCTATGAGGAGGCGCGTGAACTGGCGGTGCGCAGCCAGCATATGAACGTCCTCTATGAGATGGCGGTAGCAGGCACGCAAGCGACCGACGAACAGGAACTGCAAGCCCGGCTTGATCACGTTCTCGAACTCATCGGTCGTGTCCTTGGGTATGGGCGTGCCGTCGTCATGCTGTATGACTCGCAGCGTGAGG is a window of Coprothermobacter sp. DNA encoding:
- a CDS encoding ferredoxin, translated to MRVRVGHTPVYYTYPSLRRNAMTDVRTSRRPRTQILRFWTGAVFFLWATAPGILHFMAERGVHLPFSTASVDAICPFGALETLYSYIGGGTLIGKIHVSNLVMGLGLTLATLAGGAFFCGWICPFGTLQEWVDKLGRRMLGRRYNHVIPAKVDHVLRYLRYVVALFFLAWTWAASSLVFAQYDPWRAFLSLTGGEIAVGGEIALVISIVGSLFIERFWCRYLCPMGAVTGLVGRLSIFKPRRNAATCISCHACTSACPFHIDVEHVTRVTSAQCNRCLKCIDACPVSDTLTIRS
- a CDS encoding asparaginase; the encoded protein is MYSIIVHGGVGTVPHAKEEAVIAGVREAVLAGSDVLASSGSSLDAVETAIKVLENNPLFNAGTGSVLTFDGEVEMDAAVAYGPALGFGAVAGIKNIEHPISLARMVMEKTDHVLLQGSGAQEFARMMGVAPHNPVTEERRVQWREYRERFLRGDAGDWPKLKALMKEHPEFMHGTVGAVAVDEKGEVTAGTSTGGVFLKLLGRVGDTPLPGAGTYATQFGGASSTGLGESMMRTLITKTACDFMRMGLDAQGAASSAVNMLSNILGTEAGIVVVDNQGGIGFAQNTPQMVHAYFKQGMPEPVAGL
- a CDS encoding class II aldolase family protein, which translates into the protein METAAKLVEIAKRLYERNMNAALGGNVSIRMGNEIAMTPAGINKGFMTEDDVVVVDMEGNKLRGDGKPSSEGKMHYEIYKLRPDVHAVIHTHPPFAVGFALAHHDLPDDILPEATVLLGHVPCLPYVTPSTIELAREVAQGLAHRNAAFMANHGAITVGADLEEAYNRMELLEQTCMSVLYASVLGGVHHIPETDMQFFVDNFGLKREG